Proteins encoded in a region of the Anaerobacillus sp. CMMVII genome:
- a CDS encoding hydrogenase maturation nickel metallochaperone HypA translates to MVILVHEMSLMSEILNIVSEDAKQRRFTKVERIDVIVGDLSNVLPDALEMAFFYMQKQGMCLIDDQTELRIIREVAKANCQTCQLEFVPDYRIALCPICQLPNGVLVSGETFKVESYEGKDEHF, encoded by the coding sequence ATGGTGATTCTCGTGCATGAGATGTCTCTTATGTCGGAGATTTTAAACATAGTTTCTGAGGATGCGAAACAAAGGCGGTTTACGAAAGTCGAACGTATCGATGTGATTGTAGGGGATTTGTCAAATGTCTTGCCAGATGCTTTAGAAATGGCCTTTTTTTACATGCAAAAACAAGGGATGTGTTTAATTGACGATCAAACAGAGTTACGTATCATTCGAGAAGTGGCTAAAGCTAATTGTCAAACCTGTCAGCTGGAATTTGTTCCTGATTATCGAATAGCGCTTTGCCCAATCTGTCAACTTCCTAATGGTGTCCTCGTGTCAGGTGAAACATTTAAAGTGGAATCATATGAAGGTAAGGATGAGCATTTTTAA
- a CDS encoding hydrogenase small subunit — protein sequence MEPILPPEAMTNEAITARLTNQTKKNIDNGIIEKRNLVYLELNGCSGNIISLLNGQNPDFEYTLQSMVNLRYSNSLMASEGEKAIEKLMAALDEDYILAVEGAVALKNNGLYNVIGRLNGIPLTGLQAAKMLGEKASHILAVGACASHGGVSAAKPNPSESVGLQQVLPDKKMIKLPGCPVHPDWFLGTLAHLLLYGEPETDNLGRPLMFYSTLIHDRCPRRPFFDRGILLKN from the coding sequence ATGGAACCTATTTTACCCCCAGAGGCTATGACCAACGAAGCGATAACTGCGAGATTAACGAATCAAACAAAGAAGAACATCGATAATGGCATTATTGAAAAAAGGAATCTTGTGTACTTAGAACTAAATGGTTGTTCCGGTAATATTATCTCTTTATTAAATGGGCAAAACCCTGATTTTGAGTATACGTTACAATCGATGGTCAATCTTCGCTATAGTAACAGTTTAATGGCTTCTGAGGGAGAAAAGGCGATTGAGAAACTGATGGCAGCTTTGGACGAAGATTATATCTTAGCCGTTGAAGGCGCAGTTGCACTAAAAAACAATGGTTTATACAATGTCATTGGTCGTTTGAATGGGATACCGCTTACTGGACTTCAAGCAGCAAAGATGTTAGGGGAAAAAGCATCACATATTTTAGCAGTAGGGGCCTGTGCATCACACGGAGGAGTATCAGCGGCGAAACCGAACCCATCGGAATCAGTTGGACTGCAACAAGTGCTACCTGATAAAAAGATGATCAAACTCCCAGGATGTCCTGTCCATCCAGACTGGTTTTTAGGAACTCTAGCACACCTTTTACTTTATGGTGAACCAGAAACAGACAATTTAGGTCGGCCATTAATGTTTTATAGTACACTGATTCATGACCGTTGTCCACGAAGGCCATTTTTCGATCGGGGCATTTTGCTGAAAAATTAG
- a CDS encoding nickel-dependent hydrogenase large subunit, whose protein sequence is MSKRRIVINPLTRISGFMEIDVIVDQNKVVDAKTKGNLFRGFEKMLVGRSPFDAVYFTQRICGICSAAHSMASSLALEDALKIEPIEQGRYLRDIIHCCEFLQNHIRHFYQYTVPDFVKIEQNPLFDSDHDDFRLPKAINERISRHFFESLEISRSAHQMLAVLGGKAPHNHGVFIGGITTQATAEKVVHLDSTLQKITSFIDEKMIPDVYDIANYYQDYFRLGGGYGNLLTYGSFNNYKELGTLYVDPLVSTPLAVETFDETKIQEKIDYSYYSSNENVYHPETTVPEPDMNKKRRIHG, encoded by the coding sequence ATGAGTAAACGAAGAATTGTCATAAATCCGTTAACTCGAATTAGCGGCTTCATGGAAATCGATGTCATCGTCGATCAAAATAAAGTTGTTGATGCGAAAACAAAAGGAAACCTGTTTCGTGGATTCGAAAAAATGTTAGTTGGTAGGAGTCCGTTCGATGCGGTTTATTTCACACAACGAATTTGTGGAATTTGTTCAGCAGCACACTCGATGGCATCATCACTTGCTTTAGAGGATGCTCTCAAGATTGAACCTATTGAACAAGGGAGATATCTTCGAGACATTATTCATTGCTGTGAGTTTTTACAAAATCATATCCGTCATTTTTATCAGTATACGGTTCCTGATTTTGTAAAAATTGAACAAAACCCGCTTTTTGATTCTGATCACGATGATTTCCGATTACCCAAGGCAATAAACGAAAGAATATCTCGTCATTTTTTTGAGTCACTTGAAATAAGTCGATCAGCACATCAAATGCTTGCAGTTTTAGGAGGGAAAGCACCTCATAATCATGGTGTGTTTATCGGTGGAATTACCACCCAAGCAACAGCTGAAAAAGTGGTCCATCTCGACTCTACCTTGCAAAAAATTACTTCGTTTATTGATGAAAAAATGATTCCAGATGTATATGACATTGCCAATTATTATCAAGACTATTTCAGATTGGGTGGTGGATATGGAAATTTACTTACTTATGGATCATTTAACAATTATAAAGAGCTAGGTACGCTATATGTTGACCCACTTGTCTCAACGCCTTTGGCTGTTGAGACGTTTGACGAAACGAAAATACAAGAAAAAATTGATTACTCTTATTACTCATCAAACGAAAATGTATATCATCCTGAAACAACAGTACCAGAGCCTGATATGAATAAAAAAAGGCGTATTCATGGGTGA
- a CDS encoding nickel-dependent hydrogenase large subunit encodes MKAPRYNNLPFEVGPLARLILSGSYNHGISAMDRTIARALEAKKIAEIMKVLLQQIIPDINLQKKYEIPGTASGRGLVDTTRGALGHWLKINEKKLSFYQIITPSTWDFSTRDNNGFRGVAEEALIGTPIEDPDNPAEIGRILRSFDPCMSCATHVYSPGKQVKTIKVF; translated from the coding sequence GTGAAGGCACCAAGGTATAATAACCTACCTTTTGAGGTTGGTCCTTTAGCTAGATTAATATTAAGTGGAAGCTATAATCATGGAATTTCTGCTATGGATCGGACCATAGCTAGAGCATTAGAAGCAAAGAAGATTGCCGAAATCATGAAGGTACTATTGCAGCAAATCATTCCAGATATAAACTTACAAAAAAAATATGAAATTCCCGGTACAGCTAGTGGTAGAGGCTTAGTTGATACAACTAGAGGAGCACTTGGACACTGGCTAAAAATTAATGAGAAAAAACTATCATTCTATCAGATTATCACTCCGTCCACGTGGGATTTTTCGACTAGAGATAATAATGGATTTAGAGGAGTCGCTGAAGAGGCTTTAATAGGCACACCGATCGAAGACCCTGACAATCCTGCAGAAATCGGTAGAATTCTGCGATCTTTTGATCCATGTATGTCATGTGCTACACATGTCTATAGTCCAGGAAAACAAGTGAAAACAATAAAGGTGTTTTAA
- a CDS encoding hydrogenase maturation protease, whose product MERIIVLGIGNQLMMDDGIGIYLVDELSKVNVNTSISYVVGEADIDYCLKQIEGATFIIIVDAVCSGGEPGDLKVFSLANLHESKPLDISPHNLHLFQVLYHQRETLKGFLIGIEPYRIEFHIGLSEPLKEKWDQILSTVQQTIECLIDGY is encoded by the coding sequence ATGGAAAGGATTATTGTGCTAGGAATTGGCAATCAATTAATGATGGATGACGGGATTGGAATTTATCTTGTAGATGAGCTAAGCAAAGTAAACGTAAATACAAGTATTTCATATGTAGTTGGCGAAGCAGATATTGACTACTGTTTGAAACAAATAGAAGGAGCAACTTTTATTATTATTGTTGATGCTGTTTGTTCAGGCGGAGAACCTGGAGACTTGAAGGTTTTTTCTCTTGCCAACTTGCACGAGAGCAAACCACTTGATATATCTCCTCATAATCTTCATTTATTTCAAGTTTTATATCATCAAAGAGAAACTCTAAAAGGGTTCCTTATCGGCATAGAACCTTATCGGATTGAATTTCATATCGGCCTTAGCGAACCGTTAAAAGAAAAATGGGATCAAATCTTGAGTACCGTTCAACAGACGATAGAATGCCTAATTGATGGTTATTAA
- a CDS encoding bifunctional diguanylate cyclase/phosphodiesterase — protein MITTGRIAVLIPIINVLVFFGWSFLFKEDEWLRTIGAVVFPVIGSIISFFWIARAFQKSTGEKRTFWLLLGLGILFNVSANLLWFYSLMINGITFFSNTSYLLWVLGYIFFLLGLTYKTKTISTSVSNSPYLFNLVVFMTVAIGISIHYLIKPIWLLWDNSFLARILTISYPVTDLSILFLITYLYYLSKYTKERKLVFFLVVAFFFQILADSSFLYLLVTDSYRAGSYIDSFWVIAIMFIGFAALYAQKNTTEDTWKFQNKIENHESLFPYGSAIILLFFVLHSYLGNLNALIIGLSLAFLMIIIRQLFIMKKNKNLMSEFEYLAYHDSLTGLKNRAKFNDDLSKLMERAKRSNDSVGLILFDLDRFKYVNDTLGHYTGDMLLIAVSERLKLSIEGNNWFYRIGGDEFVIILPGKTEKHCMVVAETILKQFTRSFIIDNHDITITPSIGISLFPDNGKSSEQLFKMADTAMYLAKENGSNDYCFYNKELNETLSRKVKIENDLRKAIEKNQLLLHYQPIVDLQTSKMIGIEALIRWQHPEIGSISPTEFIPIAEETGQIVSIGEWVLKTACTQNLAWQKAGHPSVFVSVNVSVRQFQHSNFIKTVKNVLLETGLDPSYLELEITESILQNVKESIKVLKELRDLGVKTGIDDFGTGYSSLHILKELPIDTIKIDKIFIDDVSNTADHSIVKAIIDIGLNLNLRVIAEGIEQEKQASKLTQFNCTFGQGYLFLKPVNAMEFEKILSLENSESLS, from the coding sequence ATGATTACAACAGGACGAATCGCGGTACTTATTCCTATTATTAATGTCCTAGTATTTTTCGGTTGGAGCTTTCTCTTTAAAGAAGATGAATGGCTGAGAACAATTGGAGCTGTTGTGTTTCCGGTGATTGGGAGTATAATCAGTTTTTTTTGGATTGCAAGAGCGTTTCAAAAGTCAACTGGTGAAAAAAGGACTTTTTGGTTACTTCTTGGCTTGGGAATCCTTTTTAATGTTAGTGCAAACTTACTTTGGTTTTATTCACTAATGATAAACGGAATTACGTTTTTCTCTAATACCTCTTACTTGTTATGGGTCCTAGGTTATATTTTCTTTTTACTTGGCTTAACGTATAAAACAAAAACAATTAGTACCTCCGTTTCCAATAGTCCCTATCTATTTAATTTGGTCGTGTTTATGACAGTGGCTATCGGTATTAGTATTCATTACCTGATTAAGCCGATTTGGCTTCTTTGGGATAATTCCTTTCTTGCTAGGATTTTAACGATATCCTATCCAGTTACTGACCTGAGTATCTTGTTTCTAATTACATATTTATATTACCTTTCTAAGTATACTAAAGAAAGAAAACTCGTATTTTTTCTTGTTGTTGCATTCTTCTTTCAGATTTTGGCTGATTCTTCTTTTCTGTATTTATTAGTTACAGATAGTTACAGAGCAGGAAGTTATATTGACTCTTTTTGGGTAATAGCGATAATGTTTATTGGATTCGCTGCTCTATATGCTCAGAAAAACACGACTGAAGATACATGGAAGTTTCAAAATAAGATTGAAAACCATGAGTCGCTTTTCCCTTATGGTAGTGCAATTATATTATTATTTTTTGTCCTTCATAGCTATCTAGGAAACTTAAATGCTTTAATCATCGGCCTAAGTCTAGCTTTCCTGATGATCATTATCCGTCAACTATTTATTATGAAGAAAAATAAAAATTTAATGAGTGAATTTGAGTATTTGGCTTATCACGACTCTTTAACTGGATTAAAAAATCGCGCAAAGTTCAATGACGATTTGTCTAAGTTAATGGAGAGAGCTAAACGATCTAATGATAGCGTCGGTTTAATACTATTTGACTTGGATCGTTTTAAATATGTGAATGACACCCTTGGTCATTATACAGGAGATATGTTACTAATAGCTGTTTCGGAGCGTTTGAAATTAAGTATTGAGGGAAATAATTGGTTTTATAGAATAGGTGGGGACGAGTTTGTTATTATCCTCCCAGGTAAGACTGAAAAACATTGTATGGTTGTTGCAGAAACCATTCTTAAACAATTCACGAGGTCTTTTATCATTGACAACCATGATATTACAATCACACCAAGTATTGGGATAAGCTTATTTCCTGACAACGGTAAGAGTAGTGAACAATTATTTAAAATGGCTGATACAGCGATGTATTTGGCAAAAGAGAATGGTAGTAATGATTATTGTTTCTATAATAAAGAACTAAATGAAACACTCTCAAGGAAAGTGAAAATTGAAAATGATTTACGAAAAGCGATCGAAAAAAACCAATTATTGCTTCATTATCAGCCGATTGTGGATTTACAGACAAGTAAAATGATTGGGATAGAAGCGTTGATACGTTGGCAGCATCCAGAAATCGGTTCAATTTCTCCAACAGAATTTATTCCAATTGCAGAAGAAACAGGGCAAATTGTTTCAATTGGTGAGTGGGTATTAAAGACGGCTTGTACTCAAAACTTGGCTTGGCAAAAAGCGGGTCACCCTTCTGTTTTTGTTTCAGTAAATGTTTCCGTTCGCCAATTCCAACATAGTAATTTTATAAAAACTGTGAAAAATGTTTTATTGGAAACTGGTCTCGATCCTTCATACTTAGAACTGGAAATTACCGAGAGTATTTTGCAAAATGTCAAAGAGTCGATAAAAGTATTAAAAGAATTAAGAGACCTTGGCGTCAAAACTGGAATTGATGATTTTGGTACTGGTTATTCTTCTTTGCATATTCTTAAAGAATTACCGATTGATACGATAAAGATTGATAAAATATTTATTGATGATGTTTCGAATACTGCAGATCACTCTATAGTGAAAGCAATCATTGATATAGGGTTAAACTTAAACCTTAGAGTAATTGCGGAAGGAATTGAACAAGAAAAACAAGCCAGCAAATTAACCCAGTTTAATTGCACTTTTGGACAAGGTTACTTATTTTTAAAACCTGTAAATGCGATGGAATTTGAAAAAATCTTGTCTTTGGAGAACTCAGAAAGTCTTTCATAA
- a CDS encoding gamma-glutamyl-gamma-aminobutyrate hydrolase family protein has protein sequence MNPITKPIIGISSSIERHKNIPSVHVHEKYARAVIQGGGLPVILPIGPIELAKNWISMCDGLILSSGEDIDPHSYHRDPSPQLQKINGKRDKLEIELIHQAQKQRKPILAICRGITMLNAALGGTVIQDIPSILPNAINHFQQAERPEATHSIKIEVSSRLYQILHRSSIRVNSLHHQCIELLAPSLKIVATAPDGVIEAVEGINHSPVVLGFQWHPEEMAVEEPSMMDIFKEFIAECKKS, from the coding sequence GTGAACCCTATTACTAAGCCGATTATTGGCATATCAAGTTCTATCGAACGACATAAAAACATCCCTAGTGTTCATGTACATGAAAAGTATGCTCGTGCTGTTATTCAAGGTGGTGGGTTACCCGTGATTTTACCAATTGGTCCAATTGAGTTGGCTAAGAACTGGATATCTATGTGTGATGGTTTAATTTTGAGTAGTGGGGAAGATATTGATCCACATTCTTATCACAGAGATCCATCACCACAATTACAAAAGATAAATGGGAAACGGGACAAACTCGAAATCGAACTAATCCATCAAGCACAAAAACAACGAAAACCAATTCTCGCTATTTGCCGCGGGATTACGATGTTAAATGCTGCTTTAGGAGGAACGGTTATTCAAGATATTCCATCCATCCTCCCTAATGCAATTAACCATTTTCAGCAAGCAGAAAGGCCGGAAGCTACCCATTCCATTAAAATTGAGGTTAGTAGTCGTTTATATCAAATTTTACATAGATCAAGCATTCGCGTGAACAGCTTGCATCATCAGTGTATCGAACTTCTCGCTCCGTCTTTAAAAATAGTCGCAACAGCACCAGACGGGGTGATTGAAGCAGTTGAAGGAATTAATCATTCACCAGTTGTTTTGGGTTTTCAGTGGCATCCAGAAGAGATGGCAGTAGAAGAACCAAGCATGATGGATATTTTTAAAGAGTTTATAGCTGAGTGTAAAAAGTCATAG
- a CDS encoding class I SAM-dependent methyltransferase: MEDDKLKQKVKTVFGQNAEKYVSSEIHAKGDDLPLLVEWLHPQSEWVVLDIATGGGHVTKTLAPYVSTVFSTDLTEKMLANTARHLNKHKNIWYVIADAEALPFLEGTFDLVTCRIAPHHFPNPNAFIQEVERVLKPGGKFVLIDNVAPEDKRLDEFMNMVEKLRDESHVRCLTIEEWRELFSFYGLKEMQSLNRKKTFQFPSWVARTATTKEQIENVQQYMLSANEDIKNYFSVIIENNQISSHQIDEWIVLCEKGR, from the coding sequence ATGGAAGATGATAAATTGAAGCAAAAGGTAAAAACTGTATTTGGACAGAATGCAGAAAAGTATGTTTCAAGTGAGATTCATGCAAAGGGTGATGATCTACCATTGCTAGTGGAATGGTTGCACCCACAATCTGAGTGGGTTGTTTTGGATATCGCAACCGGTGGTGGTCATGTAACGAAAACTCTAGCACCTTATGTTTCTACTGTTTTTTCAACTGATTTAACAGAAAAAATGCTAGCTAACACTGCACGACATTTAAATAAGCATAAAAATATTTGGTATGTCATTGCAGATGCAGAAGCTTTACCTTTTTTAGAAGGTACATTCGATTTAGTTACATGTCGAATTGCACCACATCATTTCCCGAACCCGAACGCCTTTATTCAAGAGGTTGAAAGAGTCTTAAAACCTGGAGGAAAGTTTGTTCTAATCGATAATGTTGCACCAGAGGACAAACGTTTAGATGAATTTATGAATATGGTAGAAAAACTAAGAGATGAGAGCCATGTACGCTGCTTAACGATCGAGGAATGGAGGGAATTATTTAGCTTTTACGGCTTAAAGGAAATGCAGTCTTTGAACCGAAAAAAGACCTTTCAATTTCCTAGTTGGGTAGCACGAACAGCTACTACGAAGGAACAAATCGAAAATGTTCAACAATACATGTTAAGCGCTAACGAGGATATTAAAAATTACTTCTCAGTTATTATCGAGAATAATCAAATTTCTTCCCACCAAATCGATGAGTGGATAGTACTCTGTGAAAAAGGACGTTAA
- a CDS encoding aldehyde ferredoxin oxidoreductase C-terminal domain-containing protein produces MKIIRVYMNSLTVKEEQAKEYRRLGGRALTSKIIHDEVPPTCHPLGSHNKLVFATGLLTGSGASSADRYSVGAKSPLTGGIKEANAGGITGLTMGKLGIKSLIFEGIRNDFQIIHLSQNGVKFIDATPILGKDLSEAANWLRDTFGKHVAVWLIGVAGEQKMNLAAIAGQDKDGDPTRYNGRGGLGAVAGSKGVKAIVLDASGTEKNRPQNKEVFRYALKQYHSWLMETPGTAKVLPELGTSSLVETTNALGALPTRNFSVGSMENYKNITGETLRQTILERGGEGTPTHACMPGCIIRCSNVFVDKAGKKVTGPIEYENIGLLGSNLDISSLDDIAELNRLCNELGIDTIETGGALGVLMAQNVIAFGDAQGAMNALKEIKTGSPLGRIIGSGADIIGKIYGEPHVPTVKGQTMPAYDPRGVKGLGVTYATSPMGADHTAGQTVRVQIDHHSPEGQVEVSKKAQTVNTIWDHLGMCMFSSGAVQNRWDILGDLVSSYIGEPISGEDIVTIANETLKVEHAFNKKAGFTKANDKLPDYFYEEENAASKTVFDVPHDELETIGVDRDDL; encoded by the coding sequence ATGAAAATTATTAGAGTTTATATGAACAGTTTAACCGTAAAAGAAGAACAGGCAAAAGAATATAGGCGACTCGGAGGAAGGGCACTCACTTCAAAAATCATTCATGATGAAGTCCCGCCTACATGTCACCCACTAGGATCACATAACAAACTAGTGTTTGCTACAGGTTTATTAACCGGTTCAGGTGCTTCTAGCGCTGATCGATACTCTGTTGGTGCGAAAAGTCCGTTAACCGGCGGGATTAAAGAAGCAAATGCTGGGGGAATTACGGGATTGACGATGGGAAAATTAGGCATTAAATCCCTTATTTTTGAAGGAATCCGCAATGATTTTCAAATTATTCACCTTTCACAAAACGGAGTTAAATTCATAGATGCAACTCCTATCCTTGGTAAAGATTTAAGTGAAGCTGCGAACTGGCTTCGTGACACCTTCGGAAAACATGTGGCCGTTTGGTTAATTGGTGTAGCCGGAGAACAAAAAATGAACTTAGCAGCGATTGCAGGCCAGGATAAAGATGGCGACCCCACTAGATATAATGGTCGGGGTGGACTTGGTGCTGTTGCTGGTTCAAAGGGAGTGAAAGCAATTGTTCTAGATGCCAGTGGAACAGAGAAAAATCGACCTCAAAACAAAGAAGTTTTTCGATACGCACTAAAACAATATCATAGTTGGTTAATGGAAACGCCTGGTACTGCAAAAGTTTTACCAGAGTTAGGAACCTCATCTCTAGTAGAAACAACAAATGCGTTAGGGGCGCTGCCAACTAGAAATTTTTCAGTAGGATCTATGGAAAATTATAAAAATATTACGGGTGAAACGTTGCGACAAACCATCTTAGAACGAGGTGGAGAAGGTACTCCAACTCATGCTTGTATGCCTGGATGCATCATTCGTTGTTCCAATGTGTTTGTAGACAAAGCGGGTAAAAAGGTTACTGGTCCAATAGAATATGAGAATATAGGTTTATTAGGTTCAAACCTCGATATTAGTAGTCTAGACGATATCGCAGAACTTAATCGCCTTTGTAATGAGTTAGGCATTGATACGATTGAAACAGGTGGTGCTTTAGGAGTATTAATGGCCCAAAACGTGATTGCCTTTGGTGACGCTCAAGGGGCAATGAATGCTTTAAAAGAAATTAAAACAGGTAGTCCTCTTGGACGGATAATTGGAAGTGGAGCTGACATTATTGGAAAAATATACGGCGAGCCTCACGTACCAACAGTAAAAGGGCAAACAATGCCTGCGTACGACCCAAGAGGTGTTAAAGGATTAGGTGTTACCTATGCGACTTCACCGATGGGGGCAGACCACACAGCAGGACAAACGGTAAGGGTCCAAATTGACCATCACTCACCAGAAGGGCAAGTTGAGGTTTCTAAAAAGGCGCAAACTGTTAATACAATTTGGGATCACCTCGGTATGTGTATGTTTAGTTCAGGTGCTGTTCAAAATCGTTGGGATATTTTAGGTGACTTAGTTTCTTCCTACATTGGAGAACCGATTAGTGGGGAAGATATTGTTACTATCGCTAACGAAACGTTAAAGGTAGAACACGCTTTTAATAAAAAAGCTGGTTTTACTAAGGCAAATGATAAACTACCAGACTATTTTTATGAGGAAGAAAACGCAGCTAGTAAAACTGTCTTTGACGTACCGCATGATGAATTAGAAACAATTGGCGTCGATCGTGACGATTTATAA
- a CDS encoding IS4 family transposase — MRKSRFLEAVKLTQEVLDDFIFMCEARAKPGYFTREGKNKLSFKTTILFMLNFVRKSLQYELDNFFEVIDKEKVAISKQGFSAARRKIKPEAFMYLFNMIADWFYEQGGHKTYMGYRLCAIDAAILEINNSKKLRDVYNSAKGTSVELARGMTSCIYDIENNIIVKALITKCTAPEREVAIQLIEMLRDSGFKNDLLLFDRGYPSIDFFFYLMSVNTKFVIRIPNKYYKNKIDSSLSDQTIRFEKQGREITLRVIKFELDSGIEEILVTNLMDTSIDVKQFKSLYFKRWGIEVKYDELKNKLEIQKFTGDSQDTIEQDFYASMFLANMVSLVKQEADELIAIEHSTKKLKHQYTVNINILIGKIKDKLLEILLEKFEELRLVMYRKILGEIIRNKVPPGR, encoded by the coding sequence TTGCGAAAAAGTAGGTTTTTAGAAGCGGTTAAATTAACTCAGGAAGTGTTGGATGATTTTATTTTCATGTGTGAAGCAAGGGCTAAACCGGGTTATTTTACTCGTGAGGGGAAAAACAAGTTAAGTTTCAAGACTACGATCCTGTTTATGTTAAATTTCGTTAGGAAAAGCCTTCAATATGAGTTGGACAACTTCTTCGAAGTAATTGATAAGGAGAAGGTTGCAATAAGCAAGCAAGGTTTTTCAGCGGCAAGAAGGAAGATTAAGCCTGAGGCATTTATGTATTTATTCAATATGATAGCAGATTGGTTTTATGAACAGGGAGGACATAAAACCTATATGGGATATCGATTATGTGCAATAGACGCTGCTATTTTAGAGATAAATAACTCAAAAAAATTAAGGGATGTCTATAACTCAGCGAAAGGCACGTCGGTCGAGCTTGCACGAGGAATGACATCCTGTATATATGATATCGAAAATAACATAATAGTTAAAGCATTAATTACAAAATGTACAGCACCAGAACGAGAAGTGGCTATACAATTGATAGAAATGTTAAGAGATAGTGGATTTAAAAACGATTTACTTCTCTTTGATCGTGGATATCCTTCCATTGATTTTTTCTTTTATTTGATGAGTGTAAACACCAAATTCGTCATTAGAATTCCTAATAAGTATTACAAAAATAAGATAGACTCATCATTATCCGATCAAACCATTAGGTTTGAGAAACAAGGAAGGGAGATTACTTTAAGGGTCATAAAGTTTGAGTTGGATTCAGGAATCGAAGAAATTTTAGTAACTAATTTAATGGACACATCGATAGATGTAAAACAATTTAAGTCACTATATTTTAAACGTTGGGGGATTGAAGTTAAATACGATGAGTTAAAGAACAAGCTAGAAATACAGAAATTCACAGGAGATTCCCAGGATACTATTGAACAAGATTTTTATGCTTCAATGTTTCTAGCAAATATGGTCTCATTGGTTAAACAAGAGGCAGATGAGTTAATAGCAATAGAACATTCGACTAAGAAGCTCAAGCATCAATATACTGTAAATATCAACATTCTAATTGGGAAAATCAAGGACAAATTACTAGAAATACTTCTAGAAAAGTTTGAGGAATTACGGTTAGTAATGTATCGAAAGATATTGGGAGAAATTATTCGAAACAAGGTCCCCCCAGGGAGATGA